In Candidatus Promineifilum breve, one genomic interval encodes:
- a CDS encoding putative toxin-antitoxin system toxin component, PIN family, with the protein MTSELRFVFDTNSVVSAVLLKQSVSRRAFDRARESGKLLVSVETLSELADVLRRSKFNKYISERERQLFLAAYIREAILIEPTEVIQASRDANDDKFLELAVSGLATLIVTGDRDLLVLAPFRGIPILSPGEFLTYSLDD; encoded by the coding sequence ATGACGAGTGAACTCCGATTCGTTTTCGATACGAACTCCGTCGTCAGTGCAGTTCTCTTAAAGCAGTCTGTCTCCCGACGAGCATTTGATCGCGCTCGCGAATCGGGCAAACTGCTTGTCTCGGTGGAAACGCTATCTGAGTTGGCCGATGTGCTTCGACGAAGCAAATTCAACAAGTACATTTCCGAACGGGAGAGGCAACTATTCTTGGCTGCCTATATACGGGAAGCCATCCTGATTGAGCCAACGGAAGTCATTCAGGCTTCCCGCGATGCCAACGATGATAAATTCCTTGAATTAGCTGTCAGTGGCCTTGCCACGTTGATTGTGACTGGTGATCGCGATCTGCTTGTGTTGGCTCCATTCCGAGGAATACCCATTTTGTCGCCAGGCGAATTCCTCACGTATTCCTTGGACGATTGA